GCAGGGCTTTTTTGTTTCTTTTGCAGGCTGGTATACACTGGAGCCATTGCGGCATTCAGGAGATAGCTATGCTTGGCGAAAAGCTTGAGATTGAAGGACTTATCGGCGTTGGGCGCGCGCAGCTTAGGCTTGAACCTAACCAGCGGATTTATACCTTTATCGGCCCCAACGGCGTCGGTAAAACCAAAATGCTGGAAGCTATGTTCCAGGTCTTATTTTTTAATAATGAACTGGTAAAAAAATCGCTGACTTCTCATGACTCTGCTTTTTTGTTCTTCAAATCATTCACCACAAATCGGCCTGAAAAAACCATACTTGAAAATCAAGGCAGCTATTCACCGCCATGGCCGGTTGCGCGCAAATTTTTGCCTGGTTTATTAAGTCATCATCTTCCTGTTGTGTTTCTTGGCGCGCAATCTCGAGGAGTGATTACTCAAATAAACGATATTCCAAACATCGCTTTCGGTGGGCTTGAGACGCGTAGAAATGTTTATTTCCAGACTCTGGCGAAACAGATGCAGTTCGATTTCGGCTCCATGAATATGTCAGCCAGTATTCAGGAGTGGTTTATTTCTATTGCGCGCTCTTCGAACCGCTGGCAGAAGAGTGAAGATAACCGCGAAGTTGAGATTTCGACGGTGCTGGGTCTGCTGCATGAAATCGATCAACGCATCGACCCGCACTTCCTGGAAATTAGCGGTGACGATCGGGTGAGCCTGAAAGTTGACGGCCAGGTGAGAGAAATAAGCCAGCTCAGCTCCGGTTTTACCTCTATCCTCAAACTGATTCAGGCGATTGTTTCCGGCTATGGCTATTTCACCAATGAAAGCAATATTCAGAAGGTGAAAGGCGTTGTCTTTATCGATGAAATAGAGAGCCACCTGCACCTCTCCTGGCAGGCGAATATCGTGCCGTTGCTCAAGAAGCTGTTTCCTAACACGACGTTTTACATCACCACGCACTCCTCTGTTGTTCTCGCGCAGCTTAAAGAGGGTGAAGCGTATAACCTCTATCGCGACGGTGATGGCGTTGTGAAGACGAAAAAAATCGCCGCGCCGAATAAAGCCGCGCTGGCCGATATATTGAAAGATGTATTCAGCGTTGATCTAAACCAGATGAAGCTTCAGAACAGCAGCGCCGACGAGCAGCAGGATGCAAAAGCGAACTTATTACGCTTGCTCAACCAGCAGGAGAAAGAGTAATGACACGGAGAGTTTTGCTGGATACCAACCTTCTGATTGCAGCATTTGATAAAAGCGGCAGAACATCTGTGGAAATGAAAACCTCCGCGATAACTATGCTTACTCAGCTACTGGCTGACAATGATGTGGCGCTGTTTATTACGCCGTTGATTCGCTATGAAGTGTTGCGTGGCGTCAGCTGGTCGAATAAAGCGGACTTTGATGAACTTCAGGCCACCCTGAACGATTTTCCCGAGCTGGATATTACGCGCGATATCTCTGAACTGTCGGCCAATCTGTTCCGTTTCGATAGTTGGCAGGCGGCCCAACCTGGTGCTGCAGCACGTAACCTGGAGAAACGAAAGTTTGACGTGTTTCATTTCAGTAGCGCGCACTGTAACAGCCTTGAGCTCTGCTCCAACGATTCCGATATCGGGCGCATCCGTCTGCTACATCAATCCTATGATGTAGCAGCCAGTAACCTCTGACAAAGCCAATGCCTGATGGCGCTTCGCTTACCAGGCCCACGGCAGGATGCAATCTAAGGCATGCCACCACCTGGCAGATAAGGCTCCGCATGCGGAGCCTTTTTATTTAAGCATGCACGCTCTGCAAAAAGCGCTGGCGCCACGGTTTCAGCACAAAGAGGGCGAGCAGCGCGCAGAGAATATCCAGCGTGATCGCGCAGCCAAACACCAGGTTCCAGCTGCCGGTCTGTTGATAGAGCAGCGCCGCCAGCGGGCCGCCGAAAATCGAGCCGATCCCCTGCGAGATATAGAGCCAGCCATAGTTTGAGGTGGCATGCTGCGTGCCGAAGGTGTCAGTGAGGGTGGCCGGAAAGAGCGAGAAAATTTCGCCCCAGCCGAAAAAGACCACCCCGGAGAGCAGTACAAACAGCAGCGGATCGTCTTTGCACAACAGCCACAGCGCCATTGCGCACCCTTCCAGACCGAAGGCGACAAACATCATGTTTTCGCGCCCAATGCGGTCCGAGATATAGCCGCACACCGGGCGCGTTAAGCCATTCATAAACCGGTCGATGGTCATCGCCAGCGGCAGCGCCGCCATGCCAAGCACCGTGACGGCGGTAATACCGAAATCGTCGGCGAAAATCGCCATCTGCGAGGTGACCATCAGCCCGGAGGTGGACATCATGGTCATCATGATAAACATAAGCCAGAACAGCGGTTTGCGCAGCATCTCTTTTGGCGCGAAGCTCTTCTCGCTCATCTTCAACGGGCTGCTCACCGGCTGCGCGCTGGCATGCTGCGGCGCGCGTAACCCCTGGCTGGCGATAAAACCGATAGCGGCCATCAGCAGGCCGAACTGCCACAGCGTGCTCTCCAGCCCTTTGGCGGCCAGCGACTGCGTTACCGGAAACGTGGTGAGGATGGCACCCATGCCGTAGCCTGCCGCCACCATCCCTGTGGCAAAGCCGCGTTTTTCGGGGAACCAGCGCACCATCAAACCGACCACGCCGATATAGACAATGCCGGTGCCGAGGCCGCCGATCACGCCATAACAGAGATAGAGCCCCGTCAGGCTGCTGATGTTCGCCGTCAGCATCCAGCTCGCGCCGCTTAGCACGGTACCAATGGCAATCAACCGGCGCGGGCCAAACTTATCAATCAGCTTGCCCTGGAAGGGGGAAAAGAAGGTTTGCAGAATAATCAGCAGTGAAAAGGTTAGCTGGATCTCCGCCAGCGGAACGCCCAGCTTTGCCATAAACGGCTTTGCCAGCAGCGCCCAGACATATTGCGGGCTGGAGATGGAGATCATGCACAGTAAGCCCAGCGCCAGTTGCACCCATTTCTTCGACGGGCTTGCTACCACTACGCTGGTTAAGGTTGTATTTGTCATTCTGCCACCCTGTTGTTAACAAAAGTGGAGTTGTGCATTAACCATGCCATAACCTGCCAGCGCACGAATCATCAGGAGATAGTTAGCAGGCGCAGGGTTTCACCTGCGGGTAAACGCCTCAGCTATGCGTTAATTGAGCGCAGCATCACATTATATGGTGCGCGGTTCGCCACATTAGAGGGCGCGAAAAGCCCTGCATTTTGTGCGTCATCGCCCATAAAACTGCCCTCTTCTCTGCGAGAATTAGCCTAATCATCATGGAAAGGGATTCGATCATGAGTGAGATAGCGTTAATGGTCAGCATGCTGGCGCTGGTGGCAGTGGTTGGGCTGTGGATCGGCAACATCAAAATACGCGGCATCGGCTTTGGCATTGGCGGCGTGCTGTTTGGCGGGATTATTGTCGGCCACATCGCCGATCGGCTGGGGATTACCTTAAGCGGCCCGATGCTGCTGTTTGTGCAGGAGCTCGGCCTGATCCTCTTCGTCTACACCATTGGCATCCAGGTCGGGCCTGGGTTCTTCGCCTCGCTGCGCGTCTCGGGGCTGCGCCTCAACCTCTTCGCCATCTTGATTGTGCTGCTGGGCGGCCTGGTCACGGCGATCCTGCATAAACTCTTCGCCATTCCGCTGCCGGTGGTGCTCGGTATCTTCTCTGGCGCGGTAACCAACACGCCCGCCCTGGGTGCCGGGCAGCAGATCCTGCGCGATTTGGGCCTGCCCGCCGAACAGCTGGATGTAATGGGCACCAGCTATGCGATGGCCTACCCGTTCGGTATCTGCGGCATTTTGCTGAGCATGTGGCTGCTGCGGGTGCTGTTTCGCGTCAATGTGGATGAGGAGGCCCGCAAGCACGACGCCACCCTCAATAGCGGCGTCTCGCATATTCGCACCATCAATGTTCGGGTGGAAAACAGCAACCTCAACAATATGGCGATTCAGGATGTGCCGCTACTCAACAGCGACAAAATCATCTGTTCACGGCTGAAACGGGACGAGCTGCTGATGGTGCCCTCGCCCACCACGGTAATTCAGGCGGGCGATCTGCTGCACCTGGTCGGCCTGCCGCGCGATCTGCATAACGCCCAGGTGGTGATTGGCAAAGAGGTGGAGACCTCGCTCTCAACGCGCGGCACCGATCTGCGCGTTGAGCGGGTGGTGGTGACCAACGAAAAAGTGCTGGGGAAAAAGATCCGCGACCTGCAACTGAAAGAGCGCTACGACGTGGTGATTTCACGCCTCAATCGCGCCGGGGTGGAGCTGGTGGCCAGCTCCGACGCCAGCCTGCAGTTTGGCGATATCCTCAATCTGGTTGGCCGACCGGCGGCGATTGAGGCCGTAGCCAGCGAAGTGGGCAACGCGCAGCAGAAATTACAGCAGGTGCAGATGCTGCCGGTGTTTATCGGTATCGGTCTCGGCGTGCTGCTCGGCTCGGTGCCGCTGTTTATTCCCGGCTTTCCGGTGGCCTTAAAGCTTGGTCTGGCGGGCGGGCCGCTGATTATGGCGCTGATCCTCGGGCGCATCGGCACCATCGGCAAGCTCTACTGGTTTATGCCGCCGAGCGCCAACCTGGCGCTGCGTGAGCTTGGCATTGTGCTGTTTCTGGCCGTTGTCGGCTTGAAGTCCGGCGGTGATTTCTTTGCCACGCTAACTCACGGCGAAGGCGTGACGTGGATGTGTTACGGCATCTTTATTACCGCCATTCCGCTGCTGACCGTCGGCGTGCTGGCGCGGATGCTCGGCAACATGAACTACTTAACCCTCTGCGGTATGCTGGCCGGGTCGATGACCGATCCACCGGCGCTGGCCTTCGCCAATAACCTGCATGCCACCAGCGGCGCGGCGGCGCTCTCCTATGCGACGGTCTATCCGCTGGTGATGTTTTTGCGCATTATTACCCCTCAACTCCTGGCGGTGCTATTTTGGGGGCTGGGCCAGGCGTTTTAGCCTGGCGAACGGCCTGCTTTATAAGGAGTGTTGATGAAAATCTCCCGCGTCGGCGAAGCGCCCGATTACCGCTTTTCGCTGGCCAACGAGCGCACCTTTCTTGCCTGGATCCGCACCGCGCTGGGCTTTCTCGCCGCGGGCGTTGGCCTCGATCAGCTTGCACCGCAGTTTGCCACGCCGCTGATCCGCGAAACGCTGGCGCTGCTGCTCTGCCTCTTCGCCGGCGCGCTGGCGCTGTATGGCTATCTGCGCTGGTTGCGTAATGAGAAAGCGATGCGCTTAAAAGAGGATCTGCCCTACACCCGCACGCTGCTGCTCATCAGTGTGGCGCTGGCGGCGGTCGCCGCAGTGGTGATGGTGCTGGTGTTCTATGCCGGATAGCCGTAAAGCGCGCCGCGCTGTCGACCCTGGTTTGCAGCCGGAGCGCACCTCGCTCGCCTGGCTGCGCACGCTGTTCGGCTATGGCGCGCTGATGGCGCTGGCGGTAAAGCATAACTGGCAGCAATCGGGCACGCCGTTCTGGATCTCCCTCGCGCTGCTGGCGCTGGTGGCGGGTATTCTCTGGCGTTATACCCATCTGCGGCAGCGAATGGATGTGAACGTCGGTGACTTCGCGCTGCCCGGCAGCGTGCGTGACAAGCTGCTTATTGCCCTTGGCGTCTTCTCTCTCGCCCTGCTGTTCGCCGTTACCCATATTCGCCAGTTATGGCTTCTGCTCTGAGTGCGGGAAAAATTTATTACGCTTTGCCGCTACGCGTGCTGAGCAAAAGCATGCTAAATACATGTAATCACCCCCGATTTTCGCAAGGTCAACCGTGTTAAAGCCACTGATTGCTGTTGTTATGTTGCTGGCGGCAACCGCTGTGTATGCCGCCGATACGCCGCTGACGGCGGCGCGTTACGCGCAGCAGTTGGGCGTCGGCATGGACGTTGACTGGGCGCGCACCGAGCGCGGCAT
This Kosakonia cowanii JCM 10956 = DSM 18146 DNA region includes the following protein-coding sequences:
- a CDS encoding PIN domain-containing protein, which gives rise to MTRRVLLDTNLLIAAFDKSGRTSVEMKTSAITMLTQLLADNDVALFITPLIRYEVLRGVSWSNKADFDELQATLNDFPELDITRDISELSANLFRFDSWQAAQPGAAARNLEKRKFDVFHFSSAHCNSLELCSNDSDIGRIRLLHQSYDVAASNL
- a CDS encoding DUF202 domain-containing protein, which codes for MPDSRKARRAVDPGLQPERTSLAWLRTLFGYGALMALAVKHNWQQSGTPFWISLALLALVAGILWRYTHLRQRMDVNVGDFALPGSVRDKLLIALGVFSLALLFAVTHIRQLWLLL
- the oxlT gene encoding oxalate/formate MFS antiporter, coding for MTNTTLTSVVVASPSKKWVQLALGLLCMISISSPQYVWALLAKPFMAKLGVPLAEIQLTFSLLIILQTFFSPFQGKLIDKFGPRRLIAIGTVLSGASWMLTANISSLTGLYLCYGVIGGLGTGIVYIGVVGLMVRWFPEKRGFATGMVAAGYGMGAILTTFPVTQSLAAKGLESTLWQFGLLMAAIGFIASQGLRAPQHASAQPVSSPLKMSEKSFAPKEMLRKPLFWLMFIMMTMMSTSGLMVTSQMAIFADDFGITAVTVLGMAALPLAMTIDRFMNGLTRPVCGYISDRIGRENMMFVAFGLEGCAMALWLLCKDDPLLFVLLSGVVFFGWGEIFSLFPATLTDTFGTQHATSNYGWLYISQGIGSIFGGPLAALLYQQTGSWNLVFGCAITLDILCALLALFVLKPWRQRFLQSVHA
- a CDS encoding AAA family ATPase — translated: MLGEKLEIEGLIGVGRAQLRLEPNQRIYTFIGPNGVGKTKMLEAMFQVLFFNNELVKKSLTSHDSAFLFFKSFTTNRPEKTILENQGSYSPPWPVARKFLPGLLSHHLPVVFLGAQSRGVITQINDIPNIAFGGLETRRNVYFQTLAKQMQFDFGSMNMSASIQEWFISIARSSNRWQKSEDNREVEISTVLGLLHEIDQRIDPHFLEISGDDRVSLKVDGQVREISQLSSGFTSILKLIQAIVSGYGYFTNESNIQKVKGVVFIDEIESHLHLSWQANIVPLLKKLFPNTTFYITTHSSVVLAQLKEGEAYNLYRDGDGVVKTKKIAAPNKAALADILKDVFSVDLNQMKLQNSSADEQQDAKANLLRLLNQQEKE
- a CDS encoding YidH family protein gives rise to the protein MKISRVGEAPDYRFSLANERTFLAWIRTALGFLAAGVGLDQLAPQFATPLIRETLALLLCLFAGALALYGYLRWLRNEKAMRLKEDLPYTRTLLLISVALAAVAAVVMVLVFYAG
- a CDS encoding putative transporter, whose protein sequence is MSEIALMVSMLALVAVVGLWIGNIKIRGIGFGIGGVLFGGIIVGHIADRLGITLSGPMLLFVQELGLILFVYTIGIQVGPGFFASLRVSGLRLNLFAILIVLLGGLVTAILHKLFAIPLPVVLGIFSGAVTNTPALGAGQQILRDLGLPAEQLDVMGTSYAMAYPFGICGILLSMWLLRVLFRVNVDEEARKHDATLNSGVSHIRTINVRVENSNLNNMAIQDVPLLNSDKIICSRLKRDELLMVPSPTTVIQAGDLLHLVGLPRDLHNAQVVIGKEVETSLSTRGTDLRVERVVVTNEKVLGKKIRDLQLKERYDVVISRLNRAGVELVASSDASLQFGDILNLVGRPAAIEAVASEVGNAQQKLQQVQMLPVFIGIGLGVLLGSVPLFIPGFPVALKLGLAGGPLIMALILGRIGTIGKLYWFMPPSANLALRELGIVLFLAVVGLKSGGDFFATLTHGEGVTWMCYGIFITAIPLLTVGVLARMLGNMNYLTLCGMLAGSMTDPPALAFANNLHATSGAAALSYATVYPLVMFLRIITPQLLAVLFWGLGQAF